Proteins encoded by one window of Cloeon dipterum chromosome 2, ieCloDipt1.1, whole genome shotgun sequence:
- the ais gene encoding probable ATP-dependent RNA helicase DDX52, translated as MDRVDIFRKLSTGTRFDIKKFNKHALKFQMTSKVHESEPPVVQKPQVIFKEEDESGDDFDLESNHSFEDSEEDVGDEELDHSDGDEDSENSEDEKVPLNENDSESEEEELTLMGSIKAGKDGKPIKKAKIKKIIPTEDKSKLQHQEEVNRKRNLLKMSVWTKEKSKEESNSVPEPVETFNQLSERYGLTEDLQNNILKAGYSVPTPVQMQAIPAMMENRQVMACAPTGSGKTAAFLIPLIHHLKAPSGVGVRAIVVAPTRELAQQIHRECLKLADGRRLRIHLLNKVKELVKKSGPEGKVKADILISTPNRLIYLLEQEPPVFSMKSVEWLVVDESDKLFEEGKQGFREQLAKLYTSCESTKVRRAMFSATHTNPVAKWCRKNLEGLVCINVGVRNSAVDLVDQELKFVGTEEGKLVAFRTMVQEGLSPPVLIFTQTKDRAQQLFQELIYDGINVDVIHAGRTQQQRDNTVRSFREGKIWVLICTELLARGIDFKGVNMVINYDFPPSAISYIHRIGRTGRAGRRGKAVTFFTTADSGHVRTIATLLVNAGCKVPDYIMKLNRASKTERKERAMKAPKRKQISTEPTFEKEKRLKIRGIIKRKKNEQSKSGNQMNKTSKKN; from the exons ATGGACAGAGTTGACATTTTCCGGAAGTTGTCTACAGGGACGCGGTTTGACATAAAGAAATTCAACAAACATGCTCTTAAATTTCAG aTGACCAGCAAGGTTCATGAATCTGAACCTCCTGTCGTCCAAAAGCCACAGGTTATATTTAAGGAAGAGGATGAGTCTGGGgatgattttgatttggaaAGCAACCATTCTTTTGAAGACAGTGAGGAGGACGTCGGGGACGAAGAATTAGATCACAGTGATGGTGATGAAGATTCAGAAAATTCTG AAGACGAAAAAGTCCcattgaatgaaaatgattctGAGAGTGAGGAAGAAGAGCTCACTTTGATGGGATCAATCAAAGCTGGCAAGGATGGGAAGCCAATCAAAAAggccaaaatcaaaaaaatcattccaacagaggataaatcaaaattgcagcatCAAGAAGAG GTGAACAGAAAGagaaatttgcttaaaatgaGTGTGTGGACTAAAGAGAAGAGCAAAGAAGAGTCCAATTCCGTGCCTGAGCCAGTGGAAACGTTCAACCAGCTATCTGAGCGCTACGGCCTGACGGAGGATCTGCAAAACAACATTCTGAAAGCTGGCTACTCAGTACCAACGCCTGTCCAGATGCAGGCCATCCCAGCCATGATGGAGAACAGACAGGTGATGGCTTGCGCTCCAACTGGCTCGGGAAAGACAGCTGCTTTTCTAATTCCACTCATCCATCACCTGAAAGCTCCATCTGGAGTTGGCGTCAGAGCAATTGTCGTTGCTCCAACTAGAGAATTGGCTCAGCAGATCCACAG GGAGTGTTTAAAACTGGCAGATGGAAGGCGGTTACGGATACACTTGCTCAACAAAGTCAAAGAATTGGTCAAAAAATCTGGACCTGAAGGGAAAGTCAAAGCtg atattttgatttcaactCCAAACAGACTAATTTACCTCTTGGAGCAGGAACCTCCagtattttcaatgaaaag TGTTGAGTGGTTAGTTGTCGATGAGAGCGACAAGCTTTTTGAAGAAGGAAAGCAAGGCTTCCGAGAGCAGTTGGCCAAACTGTACACTTCATGCGAGAGCACCAAAGTGCGTCGAGCAATGTTCTCAGCCACCCACACAAATCCAGTCGCCAAGTGGTGTCGAAAGAACCTGGAAGGCTTAGTGTGCATCAATGTCGGCGTGAGGAATTCTGCTGTTGACCTGGTCGACCAAGAGTTGAAGTTTGTTGGTACTGAAGAGGGAAAACTCGTGGCTTTCAGGACAATGGTGCAAGAG ggATTGAGCCCTCCTGTTCTGATCTTCACGCAGACGAAAGACCGAGCTCAGCAGCTGTTTCAAGAGCTCATTTATGATGGAATCAATGTGGATGTGATCCACGCAGGAAGAACGCAGCAAcaa AGAGACAACACTGTGCGCTCATTCAGGGAAGGCAAGATTTGGGTTTTAATTTGTACCGAGCTCTTGGCCAGAGGAATCGACTTCAAAGGCGTCAATATGGTCATCAACTATGATTTTCCTCCGTCAGCTATCAGCTATATCCACAGAATAG GGCGAACTGGAAGAGCCGGTCGGAGGGGCAAAGCTGTCACATTTTTCACCACTGCAGACTCTGGGCACGTGAGAAC cATTGCAACTCTATTGGTGAATGCTGGTTGTAAGGTCCCAGACTACATCATGAAGTTGAATCGTGCTTCCAaaacagagagaaaagaaagggCAATGAAAGCACCTAAgaggaaacaaatttcaacTGAGCCAACCTTTGAAAAAGAGAAGAGATTGAAAATCAG gGGAATTATTAAGAGGAAAAAGAATGAACAGTCCAAGAGTGGCAATCAAATGAACAAGAccagcaagaaaaattga
- the LOC135935134 gene encoding LOW QUALITY PROTEIN: armadillo repeat-containing protein 7 (The sequence of the model RefSeq protein was modified relative to this genomic sequence to represent the inferred CDS: deleted 1 base in 1 codon), with translation MFSSKESLATKTGEFGVGRCDYLAQLVREFHETRSQEAKRQILANLANFAYDPINFEFLRLHRVIDLFIDTLPDEDESLAEFAVGGLCNLCVDPQNQEYILQNNGIHRLQDLLQSKNQEIVCSTITTLIYLKTPSSLKDLQAKPLINRLSDLVGCPNKRISNLAHLFLSEVRQNAASCSAAETVVAAPPDSISQRLCSAHQIGDKASFTRTITMEDVENFTLLSGDSNPVHQGPNAVVHGAFLNSLVSCIMGTKVPGPGSMVASQNIKYPNPCHVGEFIEVSVILTGMKMDLIKCRYTVMAKPNKDSTLAESRLVLSGDANLIKIEDQKKRAKKK, from the exons ATGTTTAGCTCTAAGGAGAGCTTGGCAACAAAAACTGGTGAATTTGGTGTCGGCAGATGCGATTACTTGGCTCAACTGGTCAGAGAATTTCACGAAACCCGCTCCCAAG AGGCAAAGAGGCAGATCCTGGCAAATTTGGCTAATTTTGCGTACGACCCAATAAATTTCGAATTCCTGCGTCTTCATCGTGTGATTGATTTGTTCATTGATACTCTGCCAGACGAAGACGAAAGCCTTGCAGAATTTGCTGTCGGAGGTCTTTGCAACCTTTGCGTCG ACCCACAGAATCAAGAATATATCTTGCAAAACAACGGCATTCATAGGCTGCAAGATCTGCTGCAGTCGAAAAACCAGGAAATCGTTTGCAGCACAATAACAACACTAATTTACCTGAAAACACCTAGCTCactaaaag ATTTGCAGGCGAAGCCTCTTATAAACAGACTCTCCGACCTAGTTGGATGCCCAAATAAGAGAATTTCCAATTTGGCACATCTCTTTTTATCTGAAGTAAGACAAAATGCCGCAAGTTGCTCCGCTGCTGAGACTGTTGTCGCCGCGCCGCCTGATTCT ATTAGCCAAAGACTGTGTTCTGCTCATCAAATCGGTGACAAGGCCTCATTTACAAGAACAATCACCATGGAGGACGTGGAGAATTTCACCCTCTTGTCTGGCGATTCAAATCCAGTGCACCAAGGACCAAATGCGGTAGTGCATGGAGCTTTCCTTAACTCACTTGTGTCCTGCATAATGGGCACCAAAGTGCCTGGGCCAGGTAGCATGGTGGCCAGCCAGAACATTAAATACCCCAATCCTTGTCACGTTGGGGAGTTTATCGAAGTCAGTGTGATCCTAACTGGCATGAAGATGGATTTGATCAAGTGCAGGTACACAGTAATGGCAAAGCCAAACAAGGACAGTACCTTAGCTGAATCGAGACTTGTTTTGTCTGGAGAtgcgaatttaatcaaaattgaagatcagaaaaaacgcgcaaaaaagaaataa
- the LOC135935130 gene encoding tRNA-uridine aminocarboxypropyltransferase 1 has protein sequence MEVSTEVDANPFGKYNISDWHFLESMDGRSSCPKCGKSRKYFCYTCYVPIKELEGKLPVLNLPIKVDIIKHAKEIDGKSTSAHAALLAPNDVSIYTFPCIPDYDDKSENIVLVFPGKNAISIEEFVSQQSAAKVGASKKRPYSSDKPIDRAIFIDSTWNQCKGIFKDSRLRDLPCVVLKQRITQFWRHQEGSPRWYLATVEAVHQLLVELDQAIKSHSADPESKKTKTEGEAKQKDDISHEFDDLLFFFKFMYEKIHTLYDHNQLKSYKRPLK, from the exons atggaaGTATCGACTGAGGTAGATGCCAATCCATTTGGCAAATACAATATTTCTGACTGGCATTTTTTGGAATCCATGGATGGCCGTAGCTCCTGCCCaaaatgtggaaaatcaagaaaatacTTTTGCTACACTTGCTATGTGCCCATCAAAGAGCTGGAAGGCAAACTCCCTGTCTTAAAT ttACCCATCAAAGTGGACATTATCAAGCATGCGAAGGAAATCGACGGGAAGAGTACGTCCGCCCATGCAGCTCTCTTGGCTCCCAATGATGTCTCAATTTACACATTTCCCTGCATTCCTGATTATGATGATAAAAGTGAAAAC attGTTCTAGTGTTCCCTGGGAAGAATGCAATCTCAATCGAGGAATTTGTTTCTCAGCAATCAGCTGCAAAGGTTGGTGCCAGCAAAAAGAGGCCTTACTCATCAGACAAACCAATAGACAGAGCAATCTTTATTGACAGCACTTGGAACCAGTGCAAAGGAATCTTCAAAGACTCTAGGCTGAgag ATCTTCCCTGTGTTGTTTTGAAGCAGAGAATCACTCAATTCTGGAGACACCAGGAAGGCAGTCCTCGTTGGTACCTTGCCACCGTGGAAGCTGTCCATCAGCTGCTTGTTGAACTTGACCAGGCCATCAAGAGTCACTCTGCAGACCCTGAATCAAAAAAGACAAAGACGGAAGGAGAAGCTAAGCAAAAAGATGACATATCCCACGAGTTTGATgatttgctcttcttttttaaatttatgtatgAAAAAATCCACACCCTTTATGACCACAACCAACTCAAGTCTTACAAGAGacccttgaaataa